One genomic segment of Sparus aurata chromosome 24, fSpaAur1.1, whole genome shotgun sequence includes these proteins:
- the LOC115577288 gene encoding vang-like protein 1 isoform X1, whose amino-acid sequence MDTESTYSGYSYYSGRSRGSHRHGERSRDRHKPRSKDSRSEKSVTINTPPAEPLLGDSVVRGEQVQDDNWGETTTAVTGTSEHSLSQEDIVRITKDLEDSVGLDCRRYFTLTLAVILGLLVFLTPLAFLLLPHLLWPEKLQSCGTACEGLFISVAFKLLILLLAVWALFFRPPRAGLPRVFVFRALLAVLVLLFVVSYWLFYGVRILDSQDENYQGIVQYAVSLVDALLFIHYLAIVLLELRQLQPCFSVCVTRSTDGEMRHYNLGQLSIQRAALAILEHYYCDFPVHNPALLSASKSRAAKHLAGLKVYNVDGEFPAAPAEGPGNNAAAGLAHSQSRAMIAAAARRRDTSHNELYYEEAEHERRVRKRKARLVVAVEEAFTHIKRMQEEEQKKAPGDVMDPREAAQAIFPSMARALQKYLRTTKQQHCHSMESIQQHLAFCITNNMTPKAFLESYLAPGPTLQYSRDHWLARQWTLISEASVTSGLKDGSIFVLKCADFSLVVTTKKIPYIQMSEEYIDPKSHKFVLRLQSETSV is encoded by the exons GGAGCGGAGCCGGGACCGCCACAAGCCCCGCAGTAAAGACAGCCGCTCGGAAAAGTCTGTAACAATCAACACGCCGCCTGCAGAGCCGCTGCTGGGCGACTCGGTGGTTCGCGGTGAGCAGGTCCAG GATGACAACTGGGGCGAGACCACCACGGCCGTCACGGGCACGTCAGAGCACAGCCTCTCCCAGGAGGACATCGTTCGCATCACCAAGGACCTTGAGGACAGCGTCGGGCTCGACTGCCGCCGTTACTTCACCCTGACCTTGGCCGTGATCCTGGGCCTGCTCGTGTTCCTGACGCCACTGGccttcctgctgctgccccACCTCCTCTGGCCGGAGAAGCTGCAGAGCTGCGGCACGGCGTGCGAGGGCCTCTTCATCTCCGTGGCCTTCAAGCTGCTCATACTGCTGCTGGCCGTCTGGGCGCTCTTCTTCAGGCCGCCGCGGGCCGGCCTCCCGCGGGTGTTTGTGTTCCGGGCGCTGCTCGCCGTGCTGGTGCTGCTCTTCGTAGTCTCCTATTGGCTGTTCTACGGAGTCAGAATACTCGACTCACAG GACGAGAACTACCAGGGCATCGTGCAGTACGCAGTGTCCCTGGTGGACGCTCTGCTCTTCATCCACTACCTGGCCATCGTGTTACTGGAGCTCCGGCAGCTCCAGCCGTGCTTCTCAGTGTGCGTCACGCGCTCCACGGACGGCGAGATGAGGCACTACAACTTGGGGCAGCTCAG catTCAGCGAGCAGCTCTTGCCATCTTGGAGCACTACTACTGCGACTTCCCAGTCCACAACCCGGCGCTGCTTTCCGCCTCCAAGTCCCGCGCAGCAAAGCACCTGGCCGGCCTCAAGGTCTACAACGTGGATGGTGAGTTCCCAGCAGCCCCCGCTGAGG GTCCAGGGAACAACGCTGCAGCAGGCCTGGCCCACTCCCAGTCCAGAGCCATGATCGCAGCGGCCGCCCGCCGCAGAGACACCAGCCACAACGAGCTGTACTACGAGGAGGCCGAGCACGAGCGCCGCGTCCGCAAGCGCAAAGCACG acTGGTGGTGGCGGTGGAGGAAGCGTTCACACATATCAAGCgcatgcaggaggaggagcagaagaagGCTCCAGGGGACGTGATGGACCCGCGAGAGGCAGCACAGGCCATTTTCCCATCCATGGCTCGCGCCCTGCAGAAGTACCTGAGGACCACCAAGCAGCAGCACTGCCACAGTATGGAGAGCATCCAGCAGCACCTGGCCTTCTGCATCACCAACAACATGACACCCAAG GCGTTCCTTGAGAGCTACCTGGCCCCGGGCCCCACCCTGCAGTACAGCCGGGACCACTGGCTGGCCCGCCAGTGGACGCTGATCAGCGAGGCGTCGGTCACCAGCGGCCTGAAGGACGGCTCCATCTTCGTGCTCAAGTGCGCGGACTTCAGCCTGGTGGTGACGACAAAGAAGATCCCGTACATCCAGATGTCGGAGGAATACATCGACCCCAAGTCACACAAGTTCGTCCTGCGGCTACAGTCCGAAACCTCCGTGTAG
- the LOC115577288 gene encoding vang-like protein 1 isoform X2, with the protein MDTESTYSGYSYYSGRSRGSHRHGERSRDRHKPRSKDSRSEKSVTINTPPAEPLLGDSVVRGEQVQDDNWGETTTAVTGTSEHSLSQEDIVRITKDLEDSVGLDCRRYFTLTLAVILGLLVFLTPLAFLLLPHLLWPEKLQSCGTACEGLFISVAFKLLILLLAVWALFFRPPRAGLPRVFVFRALLAVLVLLFVVSYWLFYGVRILDSQDENYQGIVQYAVSLVDALLFIHYLAIVLLELRQLQPCFSVCVTRSTDGEMRHYNLGQLSIQRAALAILEHYYCDFPVHNPALLSASKSRAAKHLAGLKVYNVDGPGNNAAAGLAHSQSRAMIAAAARRRDTSHNELYYEEAEHERRVRKRKARLVVAVEEAFTHIKRMQEEEQKKAPGDVMDPREAAQAIFPSMARALQKYLRTTKQQHCHSMESIQQHLAFCITNNMTPKAFLESYLAPGPTLQYSRDHWLARQWTLISEASVTSGLKDGSIFVLKCADFSLVVTTKKIPYIQMSEEYIDPKSHKFVLRLQSETSV; encoded by the exons GGAGCGGAGCCGGGACCGCCACAAGCCCCGCAGTAAAGACAGCCGCTCGGAAAAGTCTGTAACAATCAACACGCCGCCTGCAGAGCCGCTGCTGGGCGACTCGGTGGTTCGCGGTGAGCAGGTCCAG GATGACAACTGGGGCGAGACCACCACGGCCGTCACGGGCACGTCAGAGCACAGCCTCTCCCAGGAGGACATCGTTCGCATCACCAAGGACCTTGAGGACAGCGTCGGGCTCGACTGCCGCCGTTACTTCACCCTGACCTTGGCCGTGATCCTGGGCCTGCTCGTGTTCCTGACGCCACTGGccttcctgctgctgccccACCTCCTCTGGCCGGAGAAGCTGCAGAGCTGCGGCACGGCGTGCGAGGGCCTCTTCATCTCCGTGGCCTTCAAGCTGCTCATACTGCTGCTGGCCGTCTGGGCGCTCTTCTTCAGGCCGCCGCGGGCCGGCCTCCCGCGGGTGTTTGTGTTCCGGGCGCTGCTCGCCGTGCTGGTGCTGCTCTTCGTAGTCTCCTATTGGCTGTTCTACGGAGTCAGAATACTCGACTCACAG GACGAGAACTACCAGGGCATCGTGCAGTACGCAGTGTCCCTGGTGGACGCTCTGCTCTTCATCCACTACCTGGCCATCGTGTTACTGGAGCTCCGGCAGCTCCAGCCGTGCTTCTCAGTGTGCGTCACGCGCTCCACGGACGGCGAGATGAGGCACTACAACTTGGGGCAGCTCAG catTCAGCGAGCAGCTCTTGCCATCTTGGAGCACTACTACTGCGACTTCCCAGTCCACAACCCGGCGCTGCTTTCCGCCTCCAAGTCCCGCGCAGCAAAGCACCTGGCCGGCCTCAAGGTCTACAACGTGGATG GTCCAGGGAACAACGCTGCAGCAGGCCTGGCCCACTCCCAGTCCAGAGCCATGATCGCAGCGGCCGCCCGCCGCAGAGACACCAGCCACAACGAGCTGTACTACGAGGAGGCCGAGCACGAGCGCCGCGTCCGCAAGCGCAAAGCACG acTGGTGGTGGCGGTGGAGGAAGCGTTCACACATATCAAGCgcatgcaggaggaggagcagaagaagGCTCCAGGGGACGTGATGGACCCGCGAGAGGCAGCACAGGCCATTTTCCCATCCATGGCTCGCGCCCTGCAGAAGTACCTGAGGACCACCAAGCAGCAGCACTGCCACAGTATGGAGAGCATCCAGCAGCACCTGGCCTTCTGCATCACCAACAACATGACACCCAAG GCGTTCCTTGAGAGCTACCTGGCCCCGGGCCCCACCCTGCAGTACAGCCGGGACCACTGGCTGGCCCGCCAGTGGACGCTGATCAGCGAGGCGTCGGTCACCAGCGGCCTGAAGGACGGCTCCATCTTCGTGCTCAAGTGCGCGGACTTCAGCCTGGTGGTGACGACAAAGAAGATCCCGTACATCCAGATGTCGGAGGAATACATCGACCCCAAGTCACACAAGTTCGTCCTGCGGCTACAGTCCGAAACCTCCGTGTAG
- the LOC115577288 gene encoding vang-like protein 1 isoform X4 codes for MEYVTDYLINEYKDDNWGETTTAVTGTSEHSLSQEDIVRITKDLEDSVGLDCRRYFTLTLAVILGLLVFLTPLAFLLLPHLLWPEKLQSCGTACEGLFISVAFKLLILLLAVWALFFRPPRAGLPRVFVFRALLAVLVLLFVVSYWLFYGVRILDSQDENYQGIVQYAVSLVDALLFIHYLAIVLLELRQLQPCFSVCVTRSTDGEMRHYNLGQLSIQRAALAILEHYYCDFPVHNPALLSASKSRAAKHLAGLKVYNVDGEFPAAPAEGPGNNAAAGLAHSQSRAMIAAAARRRDTSHNELYYEEAEHERRVRKRKARLVVAVEEAFTHIKRMQEEEQKKAPGDVMDPREAAQAIFPSMARALQKYLRTTKQQHCHSMESIQQHLAFCITNNMTPKAFLESYLAPGPTLQYSRDHWLARQWTLISEASVTSGLKDGSIFVLKCADFSLVVTTKKIPYIQMSEEYIDPKSHKFVLRLQSETSV; via the exons ATGGAGTATGTGACGGACTATTTGATAAATGAGTACAAG GATGACAACTGGGGCGAGACCACCACGGCCGTCACGGGCACGTCAGAGCACAGCCTCTCCCAGGAGGACATCGTTCGCATCACCAAGGACCTTGAGGACAGCGTCGGGCTCGACTGCCGCCGTTACTTCACCCTGACCTTGGCCGTGATCCTGGGCCTGCTCGTGTTCCTGACGCCACTGGccttcctgctgctgccccACCTCCTCTGGCCGGAGAAGCTGCAGAGCTGCGGCACGGCGTGCGAGGGCCTCTTCATCTCCGTGGCCTTCAAGCTGCTCATACTGCTGCTGGCCGTCTGGGCGCTCTTCTTCAGGCCGCCGCGGGCCGGCCTCCCGCGGGTGTTTGTGTTCCGGGCGCTGCTCGCCGTGCTGGTGCTGCTCTTCGTAGTCTCCTATTGGCTGTTCTACGGAGTCAGAATACTCGACTCACAG GACGAGAACTACCAGGGCATCGTGCAGTACGCAGTGTCCCTGGTGGACGCTCTGCTCTTCATCCACTACCTGGCCATCGTGTTACTGGAGCTCCGGCAGCTCCAGCCGTGCTTCTCAGTGTGCGTCACGCGCTCCACGGACGGCGAGATGAGGCACTACAACTTGGGGCAGCTCAG catTCAGCGAGCAGCTCTTGCCATCTTGGAGCACTACTACTGCGACTTCCCAGTCCACAACCCGGCGCTGCTTTCCGCCTCCAAGTCCCGCGCAGCAAAGCACCTGGCCGGCCTCAAGGTCTACAACGTGGATGGTGAGTTCCCAGCAGCCCCCGCTGAGG GTCCAGGGAACAACGCTGCAGCAGGCCTGGCCCACTCCCAGTCCAGAGCCATGATCGCAGCGGCCGCCCGCCGCAGAGACACCAGCCACAACGAGCTGTACTACGAGGAGGCCGAGCACGAGCGCCGCGTCCGCAAGCGCAAAGCACG acTGGTGGTGGCGGTGGAGGAAGCGTTCACACATATCAAGCgcatgcaggaggaggagcagaagaagGCTCCAGGGGACGTGATGGACCCGCGAGAGGCAGCACAGGCCATTTTCCCATCCATGGCTCGCGCCCTGCAGAAGTACCTGAGGACCACCAAGCAGCAGCACTGCCACAGTATGGAGAGCATCCAGCAGCACCTGGCCTTCTGCATCACCAACAACATGACACCCAAG GCGTTCCTTGAGAGCTACCTGGCCCCGGGCCCCACCCTGCAGTACAGCCGGGACCACTGGCTGGCCCGCCAGTGGACGCTGATCAGCGAGGCGTCGGTCACCAGCGGCCTGAAGGACGGCTCCATCTTCGTGCTCAAGTGCGCGGACTTCAGCCTGGTGGTGACGACAAAGAAGATCCCGTACATCCAGATGTCGGAGGAATACATCGACCCCAAGTCACACAAGTTCGTCCTGCGGCTACAGTCCGAAACCTCCGTGTAG
- the LOC115577288 gene encoding vang-like protein 1 isoform X3, which yields MQSPTVMEAEDEVLQVLEVCEAIEEVKELIVTNLEEDCQTNSPPVASSAPGSKLSQDDNWGETTTAVTGTSEHSLSQEDIVRITKDLEDSVGLDCRRYFTLTLAVILGLLVFLTPLAFLLLPHLLWPEKLQSCGTACEGLFISVAFKLLILLLAVWALFFRPPRAGLPRVFVFRALLAVLVLLFVVSYWLFYGVRILDSQDENYQGIVQYAVSLVDALLFIHYLAIVLLELRQLQPCFSVCVTRSTDGEMRHYNLGQLSIQRAALAILEHYYCDFPVHNPALLSASKSRAAKHLAGLKVYNVDGEFPAAPAEGPGNNAAAGLAHSQSRAMIAAAARRRDTSHNELYYEEAEHERRVRKRKARLVVAVEEAFTHIKRMQEEEQKKAPGDVMDPREAAQAIFPSMARALQKYLRTTKQQHCHSMESIQQHLAFCITNNMTPKAFLESYLAPGPTLQYSRDHWLARQWTLISEASVTSGLKDGSIFVLKCADFSLVVTTKKIPYIQMSEEYIDPKSHKFVLRLQSETSV from the exons ATGCAGTCGCCAACGGTGATGGAGGCGGAAGATGAGGTGTTGCAGGTGCTTGAGGTTTGCGAGGCCATAGAGGAGGTGAAGGAATTGATTGTCACCAACTTAGAAGAAGACTGTCAAACTAACTCACCTCCAGTGGCAAGCTCTGCACCAGGGAGCAAACTAAGCCAG GATGACAACTGGGGCGAGACCACCACGGCCGTCACGGGCACGTCAGAGCACAGCCTCTCCCAGGAGGACATCGTTCGCATCACCAAGGACCTTGAGGACAGCGTCGGGCTCGACTGCCGCCGTTACTTCACCCTGACCTTGGCCGTGATCCTGGGCCTGCTCGTGTTCCTGACGCCACTGGccttcctgctgctgccccACCTCCTCTGGCCGGAGAAGCTGCAGAGCTGCGGCACGGCGTGCGAGGGCCTCTTCATCTCCGTGGCCTTCAAGCTGCTCATACTGCTGCTGGCCGTCTGGGCGCTCTTCTTCAGGCCGCCGCGGGCCGGCCTCCCGCGGGTGTTTGTGTTCCGGGCGCTGCTCGCCGTGCTGGTGCTGCTCTTCGTAGTCTCCTATTGGCTGTTCTACGGAGTCAGAATACTCGACTCACAG GACGAGAACTACCAGGGCATCGTGCAGTACGCAGTGTCCCTGGTGGACGCTCTGCTCTTCATCCACTACCTGGCCATCGTGTTACTGGAGCTCCGGCAGCTCCAGCCGTGCTTCTCAGTGTGCGTCACGCGCTCCACGGACGGCGAGATGAGGCACTACAACTTGGGGCAGCTCAG catTCAGCGAGCAGCTCTTGCCATCTTGGAGCACTACTACTGCGACTTCCCAGTCCACAACCCGGCGCTGCTTTCCGCCTCCAAGTCCCGCGCAGCAAAGCACCTGGCCGGCCTCAAGGTCTACAACGTGGATGGTGAGTTCCCAGCAGCCCCCGCTGAGG GTCCAGGGAACAACGCTGCAGCAGGCCTGGCCCACTCCCAGTCCAGAGCCATGATCGCAGCGGCCGCCCGCCGCAGAGACACCAGCCACAACGAGCTGTACTACGAGGAGGCCGAGCACGAGCGCCGCGTCCGCAAGCGCAAAGCACG acTGGTGGTGGCGGTGGAGGAAGCGTTCACACATATCAAGCgcatgcaggaggaggagcagaagaagGCTCCAGGGGACGTGATGGACCCGCGAGAGGCAGCACAGGCCATTTTCCCATCCATGGCTCGCGCCCTGCAGAAGTACCTGAGGACCACCAAGCAGCAGCACTGCCACAGTATGGAGAGCATCCAGCAGCACCTGGCCTTCTGCATCACCAACAACATGACACCCAAG GCGTTCCTTGAGAGCTACCTGGCCCCGGGCCCCACCCTGCAGTACAGCCGGGACCACTGGCTGGCCCGCCAGTGGACGCTGATCAGCGAGGCGTCGGTCACCAGCGGCCTGAAGGACGGCTCCATCTTCGTGCTCAAGTGCGCGGACTTCAGCCTGGTGGTGACGACAAAGAAGATCCCGTACATCCAGATGTCGGAGGAATACATCGACCCCAAGTCACACAAGTTCGTCCTGCGGCTACAGTCCGAAACCTCCGTGTAG